A genomic region of Papaver somniferum cultivar HN1 chromosome 7, ASM357369v1, whole genome shotgun sequence contains the following coding sequences:
- the LOC113296000 gene encoding acyl-CoA C20 Delta5-desaturase-like, which yields MSLQVQSQGTKYELTPSIRRLDYFWDAANLAVIILEHICVLAAPFHFTWNALWVCVILSILTGPIGVGLCFHRSLCHKSLKLTKSLEYLFAYFGLHAGQGDPIFWVSIHRCHHQFVDSVKDPHSPIEGFWFSYINWIFHHSYLKEKLGKRNNVMDLRKQAYYRFLRKTISLHLVGLGLLLYFAGGLPHLIYGMGVRMAYSHHGTFIINSVCHTWGNRPYNTKDLSTNNWLMNLLNLSGEGWHNNHHAFEFSARLGLEWWQLDFPWYVIKLLESLGLATDVKVPTEHQKLEMSFKNQ from the exons ATGTCTCTGCAGGTACAATCGCAGGGTACAAAATATGAGCTGACACCTTCAATAAGAAGATTGGATTATTTCTGGGATGCCGCCAACTTGGCGGTAATAATTCTGGAGCATATTTGTGTATTAGCTGCTCCATTCCATTTTACTTGGAATGCATTGTGGGTTTGTGTCATATTAAGTATCCTAACTGGACCTATAGGGGTTGGTCTTTGTTTCCACAGAAGCCTTTGTCACAAAAGTCTTAAGCTCACAAAATCACTTGAATATTTGTTTGCTTATTTCGGACTTCATGCTGGACAG GGAGACCCAATATTTTGGGTAAGCATTCATCGGTGTCACCATCAGTTTGTGGATTCCGTCAAAGACCCACATAGCCCAATCGAAGGATTTTGGTTCAGCTACATTAACTGGATTTTTCATCACTCCTATCTAAAGGAAAAG TTAGGAAAACGAAACAATGTAATGGATTTACGAAAGCAAGCCTACTACAGGTTTCTTCGGAAAACAATATCGCTTCATCTAGTTGGACTGGGACTGTTGCTGTACTTTGCTGGAGGCTTGCCCCACCTTATTTATGGAATG GGTGTTAGAATGGCATACTCACACCATGGGACGTTCATCATCAATTCAGTATGCCATACATGGGGTAACAGACCATATAACACCAAAGATTTATCCACGAACAattggttgatgaacctattaaatTTAAGTGGAGAAGGCTGGCACAATAACCATCACGCCTTTGAATTCTCGGCTCGGTTAGGGCTGGAATGGTGGCAGCTCGACTTTCCTTGGTATGTTATAAAGCTACTTGAGAGCCTTGGGTTAGCAACAGACGTCAAAGTCCCTACggaacatcagaaactagaaatgtcttttaaaaaccaataa
- the LOC113296001 gene encoding protein ECERIFERUM 1-like isoform X2, translating to MASKPGILTDWPWKHLGNRLKYLVLAPWVVDSMYTALKMMIKSIFTKAEGLRGSNNNSRDYGTRIYWNVFPFLLWRIIHAQIWISYSRFRTTKAKNRIVDKPIEFEQVDRESNWDDNIIFTAVIFYSTYKWLLAASKVNSPIPFWKADGVVMTILLHMGPVEFLYYWFHRALHHHFLYSHYHSHHHSSIVTEPVTSVTHPFAEHVIYFILFGIPIITVILTGTVSIVAVGGYITYIDFMNYLGHCNFELVTVSYVYSIFPLLKYLFYTPSFHSLHHTQFRTNYSLFMPIYDLIYGTMDTSSGELYKTSLSRTDEQPDIVHLTHLTTLDSIYQLQPGLGSLASKPYNPNTKWYLIFAWPLTYLCSFLFGYISSFVAERNTFNGLNLQTWVVPKYAYQYKLTSQRKKINFLLEKAILEAEKAGVNVISLGLLNQDEELNKNVEVYLEKHPQLKIRVVDGSSLTVALVINNITNIIPDGARQVTMRGKLTKVAYTVACILCQKGYQVIVTSMDEFENLNLKLKTMMMMDTTMSLTSDISSNLILSTTTIDAHNQMWLVGDEFNDDDQRNAPTGTFFIPFSQIPPWIMSFKNMRKDCVYFNTPAMTVPPALENIHSCEDWLPRRVMSTSRVAGIVHALENWDAHECDRNSIITLEDVEKVWVASLRHGFRCPP from the exons ATGGCTAGTAAACCAGGCATCCTCACTGACTGGCCATGGAAACATCTTGGAAATAGGCTCAAG TACTTAGTTTTGGCACCGTGGGTGGTGGATAGCATGTATACTGCGTTGAAAATGATGATCAAATCAATATTTACAAAAGCAGAGGGATTAAgaggcagcaacaacaacagcagggaTTATGGCACTAGGATATACTGGAAcgtattcccgtttctgttgtgGAGGATAATTCATGCCCAGATTTGGATAAGCTATTCTCGTTTTAGAACTACCAAAGCCAAGAACAGGATAGTCGACAAGCCCATTGAATTTGAACAAGTTGACAGAGAAAGTAACTGGGATGACAATATCATATTCACTGCAGTTATATTCTACTCGACTTATAAATGGCTACTAGCTGCATCTAAGGTGAATTCACCAATTCCATTTTGGAAAGCAGATGGTGTAGTTATGACAATTCTACTTCACATGGGTCCAGTTGAATTCCTATACTATTGGTTTCACCGAGCTTTACATCATCATTTTCTTTACTCTCACTACCATTCTCACCATCACTCTTCCATTGTCACTGAGCCCGTCACAT CTGTTACGCATCCATTTGCGGAGCATGTCATTTATTTCATACTCTTTGGAATACCAATTATAACAGTGATTTTAACCGGAACAGTATCTATAGTAGCTGTTGGTGGTTACATCACTTATATTGATTTCATGAACTACTTGGGTCACTGTAACTTTGAATTGGTCACAGTATCATATGTCTACAGCATCTTTCCCCTCCTCAAGTACCTCTTCTACACTCCATC GTTTCATTCCCTTCATCACACTCAGTTCCGTACAAATTACTCATTATTCATGCCAATCTATGATCTCATATATGGAACCATGGACACGTCTAGCGGTGAATTGTATAAAACCTCACTGAGCAGGACTGATGAGCAACCAGACATTGTTCATCTTACACATCTAACAACACTCGACTCAATCTATCAGCTACAGCCAGGACTCGGCTCCTTAGCATCGAAACCATATAATCCTAATACCAAATGGTATTTGATTTTTGCATGGCCATTGACATATTTGTGCTCATTCTTGTTTGGTTACATCAGTTCTTTTGTTGCTGAGAGGAACACTTTCAATGGACTAAACCTCCAGACATGGGTTGTACCAAAATATGCTTACCAA TATAAGTTAACCTCTCAAAGGAAGAAGATCAATTTCTTGCTTGAGAAAGCCATACTAGAAGCTGAAAAGGCTGGTGTCAATGTCATCAGCTTAGGTCTCTTAAACCAG GATGAAGAACTGAACAAGAATGTTGAGGTGTATTTAGAAAAACACCCTCAGTTGAAGATTAGAGTTGTGGATGGAAGTAGCTTAACTGTTGCTCTGGtgatcaacaacatcaccaacATTATCCCCGATGGAGCCAGACAAGTGACAATGAGAGGGAAACTCACAAAAGTAGCATATACAGTTGCCTGCATTTTATGTCAAAAAGGTTACCAAGTAATTGTCACAAGTATGGATGAATTTGAAAATCTCAACTTGAAGTTGAAGACCATGATGATGATGGATACGACAATGTCATTAACTTCGGACATTAGCAGTAATTTAATCCTTTCCACAACTACAATTGATGCTCATAATCAG ATGTGGTTGGTTGGTGACGAATTTAATGACGACGATCAGAGAAATGCACCAACAGGGACGTTCTTCATCCCATTTTCGCAAATTCCACCATGGATTATGAGCTTTAAGAATATGCGTAAAGATTGTGTCTACTTTAATACGCCGGCAATGACAGTTCCACCCGCATTAGAAAACATTCATTCTTGCGAG GACTGGTTGCCAAGAAGGGTCATGAGCACATCGCGCGTAGCAGGAATAGTTCACGCACTGGAAAATTGGGACGCGCACGAATGTGATAGAAACTCGATAATAACACTGGAGGACGTCGAGAAAGTATGGGTTGCTAGTTTGCGACATGGATTCCGCTGCCCTCCTTGA
- the LOC113296001 gene encoding protein ECERIFERUM 1-like isoform X1 has protein sequence MASKPGILTDWPWKHLGNRLKYLVLAPWVVDSMYTALKMMIKSIFTKAEGLRGSNNNSRDYGTRIYWNVFPFLLWRIIHAQIWISYSRFRTTKAKNRIVDKPIEFEQVDRESNWDDNIIFTAVIFYSTYKWLLAASKVNSPIPFWKADGVVMTILLHMGPVEFLYYWFHRALHHHFLYSHYHSHHHSSIVTEPVTSVTHPFAEHVIYFILFGIPIITVILTGTVSIVAVGGYITYIDFMNYLGHCNFELVTVSYVYSIFPLLKYLFYTPSFHSLHHTQFRTNYSLFMPIYDLIYGTMDTSSGELYKTSLSRTDEQPDIVHLTHLTTLDSIYQLQPGLGSLASKPYNPNTKWYLIFAWPLTYLCSFLFGYISSFVAERNTFNGLNLQTWVVPKYAYQYKLTSQRKKINFLLEKAILEAEKAGVNVISLGLLNQDEELNKNVEVYLEKHPQLKIRVVDGSSLTVALVINNITNIIPDGARQVTMRGKLTKVAYTVACILCQKGYQVIVTSMDEFENLNLKLKTMMMMDTTMSLTSDISSNLILSTTTIDAHNQMWLVGDEFNDDDQRNAPTGTFFIPFSQIPPWIMSFKNMRKDCVYFNTPAMTVPPALENIHSCEYGMHVSRDWLPRRVMSTSRVAGIVHALENWDAHECDRNSIITLEDVEKVWVASLRHGFRCPP, from the exons ATGGCTAGTAAACCAGGCATCCTCACTGACTGGCCATGGAAACATCTTGGAAATAGGCTCAAG TACTTAGTTTTGGCACCGTGGGTGGTGGATAGCATGTATACTGCGTTGAAAATGATGATCAAATCAATATTTACAAAAGCAGAGGGATTAAgaggcagcaacaacaacagcagggaTTATGGCACTAGGATATACTGGAAcgtattcccgtttctgttgtgGAGGATAATTCATGCCCAGATTTGGATAAGCTATTCTCGTTTTAGAACTACCAAAGCCAAGAACAGGATAGTCGACAAGCCCATTGAATTTGAACAAGTTGACAGAGAAAGTAACTGGGATGACAATATCATATTCACTGCAGTTATATTCTACTCGACTTATAAATGGCTACTAGCTGCATCTAAGGTGAATTCACCAATTCCATTTTGGAAAGCAGATGGTGTAGTTATGACAATTCTACTTCACATGGGTCCAGTTGAATTCCTATACTATTGGTTTCACCGAGCTTTACATCATCATTTTCTTTACTCTCACTACCATTCTCACCATCACTCTTCCATTGTCACTGAGCCCGTCACAT CTGTTACGCATCCATTTGCGGAGCATGTCATTTATTTCATACTCTTTGGAATACCAATTATAACAGTGATTTTAACCGGAACAGTATCTATAGTAGCTGTTGGTGGTTACATCACTTATATTGATTTCATGAACTACTTGGGTCACTGTAACTTTGAATTGGTCACAGTATCATATGTCTACAGCATCTTTCCCCTCCTCAAGTACCTCTTCTACACTCCATC GTTTCATTCCCTTCATCACACTCAGTTCCGTACAAATTACTCATTATTCATGCCAATCTATGATCTCATATATGGAACCATGGACACGTCTAGCGGTGAATTGTATAAAACCTCACTGAGCAGGACTGATGAGCAACCAGACATTGTTCATCTTACACATCTAACAACACTCGACTCAATCTATCAGCTACAGCCAGGACTCGGCTCCTTAGCATCGAAACCATATAATCCTAATACCAAATGGTATTTGATTTTTGCATGGCCATTGACATATTTGTGCTCATTCTTGTTTGGTTACATCAGTTCTTTTGTTGCTGAGAGGAACACTTTCAATGGACTAAACCTCCAGACATGGGTTGTACCAAAATATGCTTACCAA TATAAGTTAACCTCTCAAAGGAAGAAGATCAATTTCTTGCTTGAGAAAGCCATACTAGAAGCTGAAAAGGCTGGTGTCAATGTCATCAGCTTAGGTCTCTTAAACCAG GATGAAGAACTGAACAAGAATGTTGAGGTGTATTTAGAAAAACACCCTCAGTTGAAGATTAGAGTTGTGGATGGAAGTAGCTTAACTGTTGCTCTGGtgatcaacaacatcaccaacATTATCCCCGATGGAGCCAGACAAGTGACAATGAGAGGGAAACTCACAAAAGTAGCATATACAGTTGCCTGCATTTTATGTCAAAAAGGTTACCAAGTAATTGTCACAAGTATGGATGAATTTGAAAATCTCAACTTGAAGTTGAAGACCATGATGATGATGGATACGACAATGTCATTAACTTCGGACATTAGCAGTAATTTAATCCTTTCCACAACTACAATTGATGCTCATAATCAG ATGTGGTTGGTTGGTGACGAATTTAATGACGACGATCAGAGAAATGCACCAACAGGGACGTTCTTCATCCCATTTTCGCAAATTCCACCATGGATTATGAGCTTTAAGAATATGCGTAAAGATTGTGTCTACTTTAATACGCCGGCAATGACAGTTCCACCCGCATTAGAAAACATTCATTCTTGCGAG TATGGAATGCATGTGTCACGGGACTGGTTGCCAAGAAGGGTCATGAGCACATCGCGCGTAGCAGGAATAGTTCACGCACTGGAAAATTGGGACGCGCACGAATGTGATAGAAACTCGATAATAACACTGGAGGACGTCGAGAAAGTATGGGTTGCTAGTTTGCGACATGGATTCCGCTGCCCTCCTTGA
- the LOC113296001 gene encoding protein ECERIFERUM 1-like isoform X3, whose translation MYTALKMMIKSIFTKAEGLRGSNNNSRDYGTRIYWNVFPFLLWRIIHAQIWISYSRFRTTKAKNRIVDKPIEFEQVDRESNWDDNIIFTAVIFYSTYKWLLAASKVNSPIPFWKADGVVMTILLHMGPVEFLYYWFHRALHHHFLYSHYHSHHHSSIVTEPVTSVTHPFAEHVIYFILFGIPIITVILTGTVSIVAVGGYITYIDFMNYLGHCNFELVTVSYVYSIFPLLKYLFYTPSFHSLHHTQFRTNYSLFMPIYDLIYGTMDTSSGELYKTSLSRTDEQPDIVHLTHLTTLDSIYQLQPGLGSLASKPYNPNTKWYLIFAWPLTYLCSFLFGYISSFVAERNTFNGLNLQTWVVPKYAYQYKLTSQRKKINFLLEKAILEAEKAGVNVISLGLLNQDEELNKNVEVYLEKHPQLKIRVVDGSSLTVALVINNITNIIPDGARQVTMRGKLTKVAYTVACILCQKGYQVIVTSMDEFENLNLKLKTMMMMDTTMSLTSDISSNLILSTTTIDAHNQMWLVGDEFNDDDQRNAPTGTFFIPFSQIPPWIMSFKNMRKDCVYFNTPAMTVPPALENIHSCEYGMHVSRDWLPRRVMSTSRVAGIVHALENWDAHECDRNSIITLEDVEKVWVASLRHGFRCPP comes from the exons ATGTATACTGCGTTGAAAATGATGATCAAATCAATATTTACAAAAGCAGAGGGATTAAgaggcagcaacaacaacagcagggaTTATGGCACTAGGATATACTGGAAcgtattcccgtttctgttgtgGAGGATAATTCATGCCCAGATTTGGATAAGCTATTCTCGTTTTAGAACTACCAAAGCCAAGAACAGGATAGTCGACAAGCCCATTGAATTTGAACAAGTTGACAGAGAAAGTAACTGGGATGACAATATCATATTCACTGCAGTTATATTCTACTCGACTTATAAATGGCTACTAGCTGCATCTAAGGTGAATTCACCAATTCCATTTTGGAAAGCAGATGGTGTAGTTATGACAATTCTACTTCACATGGGTCCAGTTGAATTCCTATACTATTGGTTTCACCGAGCTTTACATCATCATTTTCTTTACTCTCACTACCATTCTCACCATCACTCTTCCATTGTCACTGAGCCCGTCACAT CTGTTACGCATCCATTTGCGGAGCATGTCATTTATTTCATACTCTTTGGAATACCAATTATAACAGTGATTTTAACCGGAACAGTATCTATAGTAGCTGTTGGTGGTTACATCACTTATATTGATTTCATGAACTACTTGGGTCACTGTAACTTTGAATTGGTCACAGTATCATATGTCTACAGCATCTTTCCCCTCCTCAAGTACCTCTTCTACACTCCATC GTTTCATTCCCTTCATCACACTCAGTTCCGTACAAATTACTCATTATTCATGCCAATCTATGATCTCATATATGGAACCATGGACACGTCTAGCGGTGAATTGTATAAAACCTCACTGAGCAGGACTGATGAGCAACCAGACATTGTTCATCTTACACATCTAACAACACTCGACTCAATCTATCAGCTACAGCCAGGACTCGGCTCCTTAGCATCGAAACCATATAATCCTAATACCAAATGGTATTTGATTTTTGCATGGCCATTGACATATTTGTGCTCATTCTTGTTTGGTTACATCAGTTCTTTTGTTGCTGAGAGGAACACTTTCAATGGACTAAACCTCCAGACATGGGTTGTACCAAAATATGCTTACCAA TATAAGTTAACCTCTCAAAGGAAGAAGATCAATTTCTTGCTTGAGAAAGCCATACTAGAAGCTGAAAAGGCTGGTGTCAATGTCATCAGCTTAGGTCTCTTAAACCAG GATGAAGAACTGAACAAGAATGTTGAGGTGTATTTAGAAAAACACCCTCAGTTGAAGATTAGAGTTGTGGATGGAAGTAGCTTAACTGTTGCTCTGGtgatcaacaacatcaccaacATTATCCCCGATGGAGCCAGACAAGTGACAATGAGAGGGAAACTCACAAAAGTAGCATATACAGTTGCCTGCATTTTATGTCAAAAAGGTTACCAAGTAATTGTCACAAGTATGGATGAATTTGAAAATCTCAACTTGAAGTTGAAGACCATGATGATGATGGATACGACAATGTCATTAACTTCGGACATTAGCAGTAATTTAATCCTTTCCACAACTACAATTGATGCTCATAATCAG ATGTGGTTGGTTGGTGACGAATTTAATGACGACGATCAGAGAAATGCACCAACAGGGACGTTCTTCATCCCATTTTCGCAAATTCCACCATGGATTATGAGCTTTAAGAATATGCGTAAAGATTGTGTCTACTTTAATACGCCGGCAATGACAGTTCCACCCGCATTAGAAAACATTCATTCTTGCGAG TATGGAATGCATGTGTCACGGGACTGGTTGCCAAGAAGGGTCATGAGCACATCGCGCGTAGCAGGAATAGTTCACGCACTGGAAAATTGGGACGCGCACGAATGTGATAGAAACTCGATAATAACACTGGAGGACGTCGAGAAAGTATGGGTTGCTAGTTTGCGACATGGATTCCGCTGCCCTCCTTGA
- the LOC113296001 gene encoding protein ECERIFERUM 1-like isoform X4 — protein sequence MTILLHMGPVEFLYYWFHRALHHHFLYSHYHSHHHSSIVTEPVTSVTHPFAEHVIYFILFGIPIITVILTGTVSIVAVGGYITYIDFMNYLGHCNFELVTVSYVYSIFPLLKYLFYTPSFHSLHHTQFRTNYSLFMPIYDLIYGTMDTSSGELYKTSLSRTDEQPDIVHLTHLTTLDSIYQLQPGLGSLASKPYNPNTKWYLIFAWPLTYLCSFLFGYISSFVAERNTFNGLNLQTWVVPKYAYQYKLTSQRKKINFLLEKAILEAEKAGVNVISLGLLNQDEELNKNVEVYLEKHPQLKIRVVDGSSLTVALVINNITNIIPDGARQVTMRGKLTKVAYTVACILCQKGYQVIVTSMDEFENLNLKLKTMMMMDTTMSLTSDISSNLILSTTTIDAHNQMWLVGDEFNDDDQRNAPTGTFFIPFSQIPPWIMSFKNMRKDCVYFNTPAMTVPPALENIHSCEYGMHVSRDWLPRRVMSTSRVAGIVHALENWDAHECDRNSIITLEDVEKVWVASLRHGFRCPP from the exons ATGACAATTCTACTTCACATGGGTCCAGTTGAATTCCTATACTATTGGTTTCACCGAGCTTTACATCATCATTTTCTTTACTCTCACTACCATTCTCACCATCACTCTTCCATTGTCACTGAGCCCGTCACAT CTGTTACGCATCCATTTGCGGAGCATGTCATTTATTTCATACTCTTTGGAATACCAATTATAACAGTGATTTTAACCGGAACAGTATCTATAGTAGCTGTTGGTGGTTACATCACTTATATTGATTTCATGAACTACTTGGGTCACTGTAACTTTGAATTGGTCACAGTATCATATGTCTACAGCATCTTTCCCCTCCTCAAGTACCTCTTCTACACTCCATC GTTTCATTCCCTTCATCACACTCAGTTCCGTACAAATTACTCATTATTCATGCCAATCTATGATCTCATATATGGAACCATGGACACGTCTAGCGGTGAATTGTATAAAACCTCACTGAGCAGGACTGATGAGCAACCAGACATTGTTCATCTTACACATCTAACAACACTCGACTCAATCTATCAGCTACAGCCAGGACTCGGCTCCTTAGCATCGAAACCATATAATCCTAATACCAAATGGTATTTGATTTTTGCATGGCCATTGACATATTTGTGCTCATTCTTGTTTGGTTACATCAGTTCTTTTGTTGCTGAGAGGAACACTTTCAATGGACTAAACCTCCAGACATGGGTTGTACCAAAATATGCTTACCAA TATAAGTTAACCTCTCAAAGGAAGAAGATCAATTTCTTGCTTGAGAAAGCCATACTAGAAGCTGAAAAGGCTGGTGTCAATGTCATCAGCTTAGGTCTCTTAAACCAG GATGAAGAACTGAACAAGAATGTTGAGGTGTATTTAGAAAAACACCCTCAGTTGAAGATTAGAGTTGTGGATGGAAGTAGCTTAACTGTTGCTCTGGtgatcaacaacatcaccaacATTATCCCCGATGGAGCCAGACAAGTGACAATGAGAGGGAAACTCACAAAAGTAGCATATACAGTTGCCTGCATTTTATGTCAAAAAGGTTACCAAGTAATTGTCACAAGTATGGATGAATTTGAAAATCTCAACTTGAAGTTGAAGACCATGATGATGATGGATACGACAATGTCATTAACTTCGGACATTAGCAGTAATTTAATCCTTTCCACAACTACAATTGATGCTCATAATCAG ATGTGGTTGGTTGGTGACGAATTTAATGACGACGATCAGAGAAATGCACCAACAGGGACGTTCTTCATCCCATTTTCGCAAATTCCACCATGGATTATGAGCTTTAAGAATATGCGTAAAGATTGTGTCTACTTTAATACGCCGGCAATGACAGTTCCACCCGCATTAGAAAACATTCATTCTTGCGAG TATGGAATGCATGTGTCACGGGACTGGTTGCCAAGAAGGGTCATGAGCACATCGCGCGTAGCAGGAATAGTTCACGCACTGGAAAATTGGGACGCGCACGAATGTGATAGAAACTCGATAATAACACTGGAGGACGTCGAGAAAGTATGGGTTGCTAGTTTGCGACATGGATTCCGCTGCCCTCCTTGA